The Streptococcus viridans genome includes a window with the following:
- a CDS encoding dihydrolipoamide acetyltransferase — MADDKLRATPAARKLADDLGINLYDVSGSGANGRVHKEDVETYKDTNVVRISPLAKRIALEHNIAWQEIQGTGHRGKIMKKDVLAFLPENIEKDTIKSPAQIEKVEEAPDNVTPYGEIERIPMTPMRKVIAQRMVESYLTAPTFTLNYDVDMSQMLALRKKVLDPIMEATGKKVTVTDLLSLAVVKTLMKHPYINASLTEDGKTIITHNYVNLAMAVGMDNGLMTPVVYNAEKMTLSELVVAFKDVIGRTLDGKLAPSELQNSTFTISNLGMFGVQSFGPIINQPNSAILGVSATVEKPVVVNGEIVIRPIMSLGLTIDHRVVDGMAGAKFMKDLKALIEDPISMLV, encoded by the coding sequence ATGGCTGATGATAAGCTAAGAGCGACTCCTGCGGCTAGAAAATTAGCGGATGATCTTGGGATCAACCTCTATGATGTTTCTGGTTCAGGCGCAAACGGTCGTGTCCACAAAGAAGACGTGGAAACATATAAAGACACAAATGTGGTTCGCATTTCACCACTTGCAAAACGAATTGCTTTAGAACACAATATTGCTTGGCAAGAGATCCAAGGAACTGGTCATCGTGGTAAGATTATGAAGAAGGACGTCCTTGCTTTTCTTCCTGAGAATATTGAGAAGGATACCATTAAGTCACCTGCTCAAATTGAGAAGGTAGAAGAGGCTCCTGATAATGTAACACCTTATGGTGAAATCGAGCGAATTCCGATGACACCAATGCGTAAGGTGATTGCTCAACGGATGGTGGAATCCTATTTGACAGCACCAACCTTTACATTGAACTATGACGTCGATATGTCTCAAATGTTGGCCCTTCGTAAGAAGGTGTTGGATCCAATCATGGAGGCAACTGGCAAGAAAGTCACTGTAACAGATTTGCTTTCTCTTGCGGTTGTTAAGACCTTGATGAAACATCCATACATCAATGCGTCATTGACGGAAGATGGCAAAACTATCATCACTCACAACTATGTCAACTTGGCTATGGCGGTTGGGATGGACAATGGGCTGATGACACCCGTTGTCTATAACGCAGAAAAGATGACTTTATCAGAGTTGGTGGTAGCCTTCAAGGACGTTATCGGACGGACCTTGGACGGTAAATTAGCACCAAGCGAATTGCAAAATTCAACCTTTACTATCAGTAACTTGGGGATGTTTGGTGTTCAATCTTTTGGACCGATTATCAACCAGCCAAACTCTGCCATTCTTGGGGTTAGCGCAACTGTTGAAAAACCAGTTGTAGTTAATGGTGAAATCGTCATTCGTCCAATCATGAGCTTGGGCTTGACCATTGACCACCGCGTTGTCGATGGTATGGCTGGTGCCAAATTCATGAAAGACTTGAAAGCCTTGATTGAAGACCCGATTTCAATGTTGGTCTAA